The DNA segment CAGACCCGTTCCCAGGAGGTGACGACCATGGCCACAGCACTCGCCAAGTCCGACGACCGGACCTCGGTGACCCACGCGGCCCGTATCGGCCACGTCTCGAAGTCCTTCGGCGGACCCGCCGGGCAGCTCGTCCTCGACGACATCACCCTCGACGTCGCGCCGGGCGAGTTCGTCACGCTCCTGGGGGCGTCCGGCTGCGGGAAGTCCACCCTGCTCAATCTGGTGGCCGGACTCGACGCGCCGTCGTCGGGGACCATCACGACCCCGGGCGGCCGGCCCGCGCTGATGTTCCAGGAGCACGCGCTGTTCCCGTGGCTGACCGCGGGCAAGAACATCGAGCTGGCGCTGCGGCTGCGCGGCGTGCCCAAGGCCGACCGGCGGACCGAGGCGGAGCGGTTGCTCGCCCTCGTACGGCTGGAGGGCGCGTACGCCAAGCGGGTGCACGAGCTGTCCGGCGGGATGCGCCAGCGGGTGGCGCTGGCCCGCGCGCTGGCCCAGGACAGCCAACTGCTGCTGATGG comes from the Streptomyces sp. NBC_01471 genome and includes:
- a CDS encoding ABC transporter ATP-binding protein, producing the protein MATALAKSDDRTSVTHAARIGHVSKSFGGPAGQLVLDDITLDVAPGEFVTLLGASGCGKSTLLNLVAGLDAPSSGTITTPGGRPALMFQEHALFPWLTAGKNIELALRLRGVPKADRRTEAERLLALVRLEGAYAKRVHELSGGMRQRVALARALAQDSQLLLMDEPFAALDAITRDVLHDELTRIWSETNVSVLFVTHNVREAVRLAERVVLLSSRPGRVAHEWTVDIPHPRRIEDSAVAELSVEITEQLRGEIRRHGQH